The Xenopus laevis strain J_2021 chromosome 4L, Xenopus_laevis_v10.1, whole genome shotgun sequence genomic sequence tttaaatttaatctgTCTTTTACGTGCATGGAAGTGCAAAATGTCTGCCTCGCAGACACACCCGGCAACTGTATTGGCAAGCCAAAACAATAAGATCCAATGTTCTACCCACTGAGTGTCTCACGAAAATCCGAGTTCAGgcacattttacacaatttttttcatggaaTTCATCTGTGCCgatgttttcatttcatttacatAGCAATGGGGGCAATATTGGACATTTTGACACATTTTGTGGCTGGAAAATgccacaactcaacctttaataaataacccccaaaaggtTGTAAATCCTACCGTTACTGCTGGTGATCTACAGACAGGATTCATGGCCTCTCTGGCTGTTGTAAAGATAACTAGAACGTAAGTTATAAAGCAGGgcacaaattatttatatatctataggtTCATCTGGCAGAGAAAGAACTGGCGTAACCATAGTGGGAGCAGACCCCGGGGGGACAGGGGGTGCTTTCTCTATGGCTGTGTAAGGCAGTGTGTCCCAGGTGCCGTCAAGTTATGAGTACAGGGTTATAGAAAATCAATCATAATAATCTAGCAGCCCGAAAAAAGTAAAAACCGCATCCAGAGGTAAGTAGGATTGATGGTTGCTTTTATATAAGGCCTGTCTGATGTTGCAAAAGTGTAGCATTCACCATAACTACTAAGATGCATCAGCTGACAAAGACTGTCTtcatgtgtattttccaaaaagtaTAACCGGTTTCCTCAGTGTTGCTGCATTGCTGTTCCATGAATTGCCCATATTCATAGCCATGCAACATGGTGATATTGTATTCTTCCCATTTACACACACAGGCCTCATTCCGAAACATTCTTAGTATAAGAATTTGGCTTAATTTTCCCTGCCGAAGTCTGATAGTATGCACCCATCAGGTAAGTCTAAAGATTTTGGTGTAAAATGCTTTATAGCAGCTGCTCACAGTAAACGGTATGGCCTGTCTCAAATATTGTCTGttgctgcattgttttttttttccttttaatggtTTGGTGCTATGTAATCTGTTGTTgctttacttttacatttttttttttatattcacaagACCAGGTTCTGAATTAAGGCTGCACCACTGAGGGCTTTATTGCTTGGGCAGCTGGTTCTGCCTGAGGTATATACATTTGCATAGAATGGTCTTAGCTGCTTAAGACATTGCTGGTGAGAAAAGCTCCATCTACAGTATTCAAAATGCAGGTCTGCCTTTGCTGCATGAAGAACGTTCAGTGTGTTGTGTTGCAACTGCATTTGtgattattttagtttttcaaaacAAGTAGTCATCCGATGGTTTTGTTGTAAACAAAATGAAagcctgctttttttttctgtccttcagACCTCAGCCAATGCTAAGTTGTACAGCTCTTGTCTCTTGCCACACCGCCGGGCGATCAAAGCAAGGTATAAACTGAGAAGTGCCACCCAATAACATCCATATAAGATGGCGCCTGTCACCAGGAATAACAGTTCTGTTTCAGTGAATGGATCTTGACTCTGACAATATGCTGTGTATACTAATCCTCCCAGCAGAATGCAAAACCAAACAGACACGGGCACCATACCCATAAAATTCACCACCAGCTTCCTGCGCCCTGAAGTCCCCCAGCCAGATTTGTTGATGGTCATCACTGCAAATATTTTGGCAGGCAGGAGGCTAGTCATGTAGAGAAGCGAATAAAGTGACATGAAAATCATTTCAGCATTCCCTCGAAGGAAACAGGCATAAGTTGCCTTCACAATACCAACGAGCTGTACTGTCAGCAGAAATAGAAGAATGTTCCAAACACGGCCACGGTAAAATAGCTGAACCACTGTAGCCACCAAGAAGAAGGGGAAGAAGCCCGTAACCACAGATTCATAGGTCATCCAGAGGTGGTGTTTGTGGAACCACAGTGCATTGTATAGCCACTCACGAAAGTACGATTTGCTCCAGCGCGTTTGTTGGTTCAACCAGCGCAAATACCGCGTCGGTGTCTCTGTCAGGCAACGAGAGCGAGCTGTATACTTCGTTCGGAATCCCATGCTTAGTACACGGTTCGTGAGATGTCTGTCATCTCCAAAGCTACACTTCTGCCCCAAAAATGTTTGATGGTACCAATCTTCTAAAAAGTACTGCAAAAGACTGTTCCTATACATTCCCAGTGGGCCACTGATGCACTGGACACAGCCAAAGTAGGACTGGCAGGCGCGTTCCACGTTAAATGCCATCCAGTAGCGGACGCTGCTCAGAAATGAGATCCACGATTCATATTTATTCAGGATCTAAGAAAAAAAGATGCCATGGAAAAGTGTAAGAAGTTTGGAGGCAGGCAAATAAAAACTGTAGGGTTCAAATGCAGGGAAGAGGTGGAGAAGCCACAATTTGAAATAAAAggaattttaaaggggttcttcacctctGAGTAAACTtgtagtttgatgtagagagagatatacaatttgcaattggttttcattttttattttttgtggtttttgagttatttagctttttattcagcagctctccagtttgcagtttcagcaatctggtgcaaccatgcattgaattgaataagactgaaatatgaataggagaggaccttaataaaaagtagcaataacaatacatttgtagccttacagagcatttgtttttggatgggggcAGTGAaaacaatctggttactagggtccaaattaccctagcaaccacgcattgacttgaatatgaataggagagggtctgaatagaatgatgagtaataaaaagtagcaacaaccataaatgtatagccttacagagcatttgtttttagaccaccaataatgaaaaccaattgaaaagttacttagaattggccattatataacatactaaaacttagctcaaaggtgagccacccctttaaagaacagtaacataaaaataaaagcattttatagCAATTAAAATGCACTGTTGTCCTGCGTTGGTAACAgttttgtttgcttttgaaaGACAACTATAATTTATCCAAATAgactgctgtgtaggcatgggggcagccatttaagataaaaaaaaaagagaaaaggcacaggctacttaaCAAATAacggataagctctgtaataaCATACAATGGGATCCTGCAGAATGCATCTAttttctgctatgtaacctgtgctttaaATGGCTACACCAGCTtgtatatactggtatgggacctgttatccagactgctcgggacctggggttttccggataacagatctttccgtaatttggatcttcataccttatgtatgtaaacatgaactaaacccaataggctaattttgcttccaataagaattaattatatcttagtttggatcaagttcaaggtgctgttttattattacagagaaaaaggaaatcatttttaaaaatttggattattaggctaaaatggagtctaagggagacggcctttccgtaattcggagctttctgcataaaagagtttccggatcccatacctgtataaactatagtagagtttctgaatcaaacacaccagttgtaccagtgcaggacaaaagCACATTGTAttataaatactttaaaacactttaaggatttatcaaaagtcgaggtaaattttggaattgaaaaaatttgaattccaagctattttttgtgtacttcgagtagggaatagtccaaattcgatttgaatttgaaaaaaatctaaaattagaatatcgaaatttatcatgtatgatttgccatctaaaacttgctgaattgcttttttagcctatgggggacctcctagaatctatttggattttgaaaaatttaaggtttttttttgggaaaaactttgattcgaattcaatcaaatgagctattaatttgattcgtaTCATttaaatttggctgaatacggccTATTTGATCAAAACCGGACATATTCaggcaattaaaaaaactttttgaattggaatttcaaagtttttctaattcaaaattcgaacccttgataaatatgctcctaggtgttactgttccttttaattcTTAGTAAGAGCAGTATAGCTGTCATAGTTTTGTCTCCAAGAAAGAGGCACTGTTGCAGCAAACCTTgcaaaatgtgtcatttttaatACATTCTCAATAGACCACAGTTATTTCTTACAGAATAATTTGCTACAACAGTTTATCTAGTGTGGTCACAGTAAAGCCATCTATTTACTCTATACAAGTGacactaatataaaatatatgtcaaTAGTAGCACTGTAAGAATTTAAGatgacattttgtgttttttaatagaCTGGGCAACACACTTTGCATGCTCCTTGGCTCATGGGAAATGAATAacaagactagggatgcactgaatccattattttggattcggccgaacccccatgaaagattcgcccgaataccgaatctgcatatgcaaattatgggtgggaaggggaaaacattttttcttccgtcttttgtaaaaaaaaaagtcacgtgatttccctccctgtctccaatttgtatatgcaaaattGGATTTGGTTCgttcgggcagaaggattcggccgaatccaaatcctgctgaaaaaggcagaatcctgaattcggtgcatccctaaacaataCACTAATGCTAAATCACAAACTGACATGGTAAATGTTCCCCCCATACTATGACAATCCACTAGTTTATCAAAGGAAAAAGTTAATAAGCATCCTTTTAATCCACATTCATCTGTATGATGTAGCTCTAGGTCTTCATgcatacaaaattatttaaatgaatattgttgCAGAGGTATGGAATGATGGTGATTACCTGCACATCTCCACCTACTCCCCCCACTTTAGGATCTTCCTCCAAAATGCGCAGCATCTCGGCAGTACAAGCTGGGTCTAACACAGTGTCAGAGTCACAGACCTGCAGCAAAAGAGGTAACAAGCAATCAGTTAAAGGAAATTATGTTAGAAGATTCAAACTATATGTATTTGTCTAATACCACacagggtgttttttttgttttttttgtattgtgctTTCCTGTCCCTAGAAGAGTCTAGGACAAGCTGTAATTGTCTACAATCCAAAgacaaaatataaatcatttttttggggtgattatcatatatatatatggaattatgGATTACCCAGACTTTTCTCAGTCACTTCTTTGGCATTTTGTCTCTTGTTTCCTCTTGAAACTGCTGCCAGGACAAAATGCTTTGTGTGCCATTAGTTTTCTAGTGCTGTACTGGATTACTGAATACTGGGTAACAGACCTACTGTTGCATAGGTGGGAATCAAACATGGATATCATCTATAGTGGAGGGAGGAGTAATGCCAATGCATGTAAACAAAAGTGGCAAAATGCTTTTGCTCACATAAAAATGTTACTAAGAACAAAGTATTAAAAATCTGTAGTGCaagtttgcatttattttatcacTCATTTACTTATGAACTAACTGTAAGTGAGGGGggtaattagtagggatgcaccgaattaactattttggatttggccgaacaccCGAATagtttgtgaaagatttggccgaaccgaatccgcatatacaaattagcatttggatatgcaaattagcggtaggacagggggaaatttacttcattgttttgtgacgaaaagtcacacaatttcccttcccatccctaatttgcgtatgcaaattcagatttggatcgtccggccgaatccgaatcctgctgaaaaaggccgaatcccaaaccgaaacctggattcggtgcatctctagtaatTAGGACACATCTATGTATGGTATAGGGTTGCGGTATCCAGGGATCAGCTCTGTGTATTAAACGGACTATTTGTGTTTAACGTGTAAGGATTTTATTCACTCATTCAATGTAAAAAATTGTTCAGACTGAGATTTACAGAATTCTCACATAAGTTGTTTATGTATCTACATAATTTGTGTAActataaatctctctctctctctctctctctctctctctctctctctctctctctctctctctctctctctctctctctctctctctatatataagttcattgatttatttattcataagATGTAAAATACCATTTTCCATAATCCCTTTACCCCCAGACTACTTTAGAAACTGTGTTGTGTGTGCATGTCTGTACTGGAATGTGACCAGGGGAAAGTTGCAAACTGTAGGCATTACCTTACTATAAAAATATCCTGGCATACGGATTCccctgtaattaaaggggttgtccaactttaagttttagtttgatgtagagagtgatttttcgcagttggttttcattttttattgtttgtggtttttgcgttattgaggttttttttttcagtagctctcccaaatttgcaatttcagcaatttgtttgctaggctgcaatttaccctagcaaccatgacttgatttgaaaaagggactggaatatgaataggagagatgaataataaaaagagcaaataacaagaaatgtgtagctttacagagcatttgttttttagatgaggtcagtgactcccatttgaaagctggaaagagtcagaagaagaagaaggcaaataattcaaaaactatatttaaCCAAtcctttaacaaaaatgtatttacagtacaGACACCCAAGGGTCCATGCCCAGGGTGcctatattttaaaatgagaaaaagtgCCAAACTTGGGGGCACTTTGTCACCTGCGAGTTGCCTCCCTAAAGCTACCATCCTAAGTACAAGTGCTTGGgtgcctaaatatatatatataaatatggccttgGGGTTGGGACAAGTGCAGTAGCACTCACATCCATTTATCTACAGACTTTTCAGTTCATCAAAACGTGGTGCAGAGAACAGCACTACCACAGCATACACATCTACAGCATTACAAACCTGAAGTGAGGCTTTTGtgaaagttatgtttttttttttacttcatttacatttttatttactccTCCTTTGTAAACGCCCTAACTGAAATGAGATGCTAGTCCCAATGTGTGCAATCCAACAACTCCAGTCTACCATATGAATTTGACTTTGCTGAATCACATGGGCTCTCATCTGACTTCAGTACTCACATTCATACTACAGACTGGTGGAGAGAAGTGTAACAGCCTCATAGTTGCAGAGAGGGAACCCATACAATGAGAATTCAGTTGGTACTAAAGTGTGTGCATCTTTAGTTGTAAATTCTACAAAAGCACCATGCTTGTACATGCAAGAACCAATTTAATAAGCTTTATCTGGGTGCCCTGTTATGTCCTCGGTCACCACTACCCCAATTGATTCTCTCTGTACCTGCATGCACTAATAACAATGTTTACTTTCACCCTCCCAGACATAACTCTATTATTATAACATTACTTTCATCCCTGGAATTAGTCACACCttactttaaccctttccctgccagccgttttgtcctagatgtgaacatctactgccaagcagtgtttagacattttgtactctttcactttaagagcCTTTCCTGgaggcggtcttttagtttacccaggaaaacaatatattttttttttcaggacaacctgaactttaaaaatatgcaagaagTTTGgagtaattctacttctgtaaaaaaatataggcttttaagtgtctaataaaatgaaaaaaatcatgtttcaaaaAGAACAATGACATAtctcagaaacataatttattttatgtacaagaacacagacgatttggaaaggtctatgtctcctgaatgcggcaataccaaatatatttgATTTCTCACttttatagctcaaaatctacaagcagtacactaccaaatttccaaagcaccgctccccaaacagcatacttctgatttcaaggccaaacattccgctaacagtaggtttaccctagaaaactacccattattagaaagcacgtggcatataggggccccaaaaggaagacctccATATGGTCTtttatttcaggtactgcaaaatcaacacatttacatcgttttgggggtggggcaaaggtagaaaaagtatgtataccccagaaaaccatatgaaagcttagggtcctctgaacagtttgatgcccaatatgtataggtgtacccaagcacgtggcatataggggccccacaatgaagaccccatatggtctttcatttcaTGTGCTGCacaatcaacacatttacattctttgggggggggggcaaaggtagaaaaaagtaagttcaccccagaaaaccatatatttttggaaagtacacattcccctgaatcaaaattgggtatgcatgtctttgtactccaaagtaccaagccacaaaccattcctaaatttagtaattttggtgacatttccaaaaatcacctaaaaatgtccaccctgcagcatcttattacccacatacttttacgtatcaagagaaatcaccccaaatatgaaagcctggggtcctctgaacagtttgatgcccaatatgtataggtgtacccaagcacgtgacatataggggccccaaaaggaagacccccatatggtctgtcatttcaggtactgcaaaatcaacacatttacatcgtaaaagtaagttcaccccagaaaaccatatatttgcggaaattacacattcccgcaaatccaaattgggtatgcatgtctttgtactccaaagtaccaagtcacaagcctttcctaaatttggcgataaaagcaacggtttttacatttctaaaaatgacctaaaaatattgcaattggccgcatttatctcacccaatttcttacatacaattgtaaaacaccataaatattgatgccaagggtctactgaacagtttgatattgatataccaaggcagctggcatgtgtggaccccaaatgaaaatagtgcatatgatttttctccgctgccgatttgccttctgtgaacatagacccttgacttcatattatgtgcctcaagaccctcctaacagcaaagagcccccaaaaccatatatttttggaaagtacacattctgacgaatccaacaaagacaaagacgtctttctacaccaaactgcaaagcttttctaaacgtagagatttttacaacatttctgaaaattgcctaaaaatgttgcagtttgccgcatttatcgcacacaatgttttacgtacaaagaaaaaccaccctaaatatggacgttggaggtctactgaatagtttgatgcccaatatgcatagatttaccaaagtatgtggtgtgtacggaccccaaatgaaaaacatgcatatgaattttcaggctagccaactaagctgctaaaAGGAGAACCCCAattgtgcgttatgtgccgtaagacccccaaactgtaaaaagaccccccaaaaa encodes the following:
- the has3.L gene encoding hyaluronan synthase 3, yielding MPEDSLTVEAVQSRAQGGSSMAEQEAANKMPGKFQTGLRVLGTSLFALLVLGGILAAYVTGYQFIHTDRHHLSFGLYGAILGLHLLSQSLFAFLEHRKMRGGGRRPTGRSTVALCIAAYQEDPEYLRKCLRSVCRLSYPHLRVIMVVDGNTEEDRYMMDIFREVMGSEGTCCYIWDKNYHESEEGGQEGERGVQEMVKNFQYVCIMQKWGGKREVMYTAFRALGNSVDYVQVCDSDTVLDPACTAEMLRILEEDPKVGGVGGDVQILNKYESWISFLSSVRYWMAFNVERACQSYFGCVQCISGPLGMYRNSLLQYFLEDWYHQTFLGQKCSFGDDRHLTNRVLSMGFRTKYTARSRCLTETPTRYLRWLNQQTRWSKSYFREWLYNALWFHKHHLWMTYESVVTGFFPFFLVATVVQLFYRGRVWNILLFLLTVQLVGIVKATYACFLRGNAEMIFMSLYSLLYMTSLLPAKIFAVMTINKSGWGTSGRRKLVVNFMGMVPVSVWFCILLGGLVYTAYCQSQDPFTETELLFLVTGAILYGCYWVALLSLYLALIARRCGKRQELYNLALAEV